The following are encoded in a window of Flavobacterium psychrotrophum genomic DNA:
- a CDS encoding phospholipase D-like domain-containing protein yields the protein MNKLFDYKALSAPQEDESSHGSYTAKYLVSQFRKVAALEQDLTRLPSEGEAMYLQSDSAFNAFTFIALITKVFPIKELHACTYSISRKVVDALIEMHDKGMVEQITLLINDGILSRNPATMDYLLGMAASRANIKVQYAWIHAKVALLKTHHAHFVVEGSGNWSDNAQYEQYTFVNDKQLYDFRMKLFTETNLKKY from the coding sequence GTGAATAAACTATTTGATTATAAAGCGCTGTCTGCCCCACAGGAAGATGAAAGTAGCCACGGCAGTTATACTGCAAAATACCTGGTATCGCAATTCCGCAAGGTCGCTGCCCTAGAGCAGGACCTGACCAGGCTACCATCTGAGGGCGAAGCAATGTACCTGCAGTCAGACAGCGCCTTTAATGCATTTACGTTCATCGCGCTTATTACAAAGGTTTTCCCTATAAAAGAGCTTCACGCCTGTACCTATAGTATCAGTCGAAAAGTCGTCGATGCCCTGATCGAGATGCATGACAAAGGAATGGTCGAGCAAATTACACTATTGATCAACGACGGAATACTATCGCGAAATCCCGCTACAATGGATTACCTGCTGGGCATGGCTGCATCCAGGGCAAACATTAAAGTGCAATATGCCTGGATACACGCAAAAGTTGCACTGCTCAAGACGCATCATGCGCACTTTGTAGTCGAAGGTTCCGGCAACTGGAGCGACAACGCTCAATACGAGCAATACACATTTGTAAACGATAAGCAGCTGTACGATTTCCGGATGAAACTGTTTACCGAAACGAACTTAAAAAAATACTGA
- a CDS encoding SymE family type I addiction module toxin → MKNMFTKPVRCLTISSKLVRAQFKRSIKPQLTLSGDWMAKAGFSIGEKVSIEIEADRLVIKRLADVMEG, encoded by the coding sequence ATGAAGAATATGTTTACTAAGCCCGTGCGCTGCCTCACTATTTCTTCTAAACTTGTAAGGGCGCAATTCAAACGAAGCATTAAGCCACAATTAACGCTTTCGGGCGACTGGATGGCGAAAGCCGGCTTTAGCATAGGGGAAAAAGTTTCTATTGAAATTGAAGCCGACAGGCTTGTAATTAAACGGCTTGCCGATGTTATGGAGGGTTAG
- a CDS encoding DUF6943 family protein, which yields MLWRVSTFDPLRHEHKENIFYIQSKGENAGRPLREPKRNCFIIETDYEHAFEICTVLWISKKYEPLICGSVIPFLRIRDFESMALPYIKNLSFSLTQDMKALASIDELLSHTQKKLQLVRELKISTALHVLNKFDRIIY from the coding sequence ATGTTATGGAGGGTTAGCACTTTTGACCCATTAAGGCACGAACACAAAGAAAATATATTTTACATTCAATCGAAAGGGGAGAACGCAGGGCGACCGCTGCGGGAACCGAAGCGTAATTGCTTTATTATTGAAACTGATTATGAGCATGCCTTTGAAATTTGTACTGTTTTATGGATTTCTAAAAAATATGAACCGCTGATTTGTGGTAGTGTAATTCCGTTTTTGCGGATTAGGGATTTTGAAAGTATGGCATTACCGTACATCAAAAATCTTTCTTTTAGTCTAACACAAGATATGAAAGCACTTGCATCAATAGACGAATTACTATCTCATACACAAAAGAAGCTGCAACTCGTCAGGGAGTTAAAAATTAGCACCGCCCTGCACGTTTTAAACAAGTTTGACCGCATTATATATTAA
- a CDS encoding DUF6712 family protein, which produces MKLLFAKPANNGSSPELKELLGFIDADIKFSKIQPDIITATKSLVRLIGQDMYDKITDAYTDGAEDLEMLVYHARYPIAVEAYALLANSNDVAHTTNGRKMRQDENEKQAFEWMLDRDNEALVKRYYRAMDDLLEYLEDVEGWKGSEAYKKVKKLFVNTTAIFDDHFTIQSRLILLQLAPGLLQCERKQILPRIGKERYEGLKTLVQSGGEIEGENFDLLEAIQEACVYHSLAWGMLRLSVTIFPEGVLQAYTSDRDSTQIRRPAANLEVPAARQAFLKDAADALERIEQLVAVPPPPAAAQSDSSIFPEFITGTNYIST; this is translated from the coding sequence ATGAAATTACTCTTTGCAAAACCTGCGAACAACGGCAGCAGCCCCGAACTTAAGGAGCTGCTCGGTTTTATCGATGCTGACATTAAATTTTCTAAAATTCAGCCCGATATTATTACGGCTACAAAAAGCCTTGTGAGGCTTATCGGCCAAGATATGTACGATAAGATAACCGATGCTTACACAGATGGCGCTGAGGACCTTGAAATGCTTGTCTACCATGCCCGTTATCCTATTGCTGTAGAAGCTTACGCATTGCTTGCCAACAGTAATGATGTAGCCCATACAACAAATGGGCGTAAGATGCGTCAGGATGAAAATGAGAAGCAGGCGTTTGAATGGATGCTTGACCGGGACAATGAGGCCCTGGTAAAGCGCTACTACCGCGCGATGGACGACCTGCTGGAATATCTGGAAGATGTTGAAGGCTGGAAAGGTTCTGAAGCTTACAAAAAGGTAAAAAAGCTGTTTGTAAACACCACTGCAATATTCGACGATCACTTTACAATACAATCGCGCCTGATACTGCTACAGCTCGCGCCAGGGCTTTTACAATGCGAACGCAAACAAATACTGCCACGTATAGGTAAAGAACGCTATGAAGGGCTTAAAACGCTTGTGCAATCGGGCGGTGAAATAGAAGGTGAAAATTTTGACTTGCTTGAAGCTATTCAGGAGGCATGTGTGTACCATAGCCTGGCGTGGGGAATGCTCAGACTGTCTGTAACCATCTTCCCTGAAGGTGTGCTGCAGGCATATACTTCAGATCGTGACTCAACACAAATACGCAGGCCTGCAGCAAATCTTGAAGTGCCGGCAGCGCGCCAGGCATTCCTTAAAGATGCCGCCGATGCCCTGGAGCGCATAGAGCAGCTGGTGGCAGTTCCTCCGCCTCCAGCTGCTGCGCAATCAGACAGCAGCATTTTCCCCGAATTCATTACAGGAACAAATTATATATCGACATAA